Proteins encoded in a region of the Thermus islandicus DSM 21543 genome:
- a CDS encoding transposase produces MRLLAYDEHRLGLKPVYRRGERPLAVGAHRYRWCYVCTLVEPETGESLSLLVDGLDTEVMGWVLRELEAWLGEGEEAWVVLDRAGWHVSPKVEVPERVRLVFLPPYSPELQPVERVWPLVNEAVANRYFRDLEEMMEGVAERCRVLAQDPETLRRHTLFHWWPRTKVSA; encoded by the coding sequence GTGAGGCTTCTGGCCTATGATGAGCACCGCCTGGGCCTCAAGCCGGTGTACCGGCGGGGGGAGAGGCCTTTGGCGGTGGGGGCGCACCGGTACCGGTGGTGCTACGTGTGCACCTTGGTGGAGCCGGAGACGGGGGAGAGCCTGAGCCTCCTGGTGGACGGGCTGGACACGGAGGTGATGGGCTGGGTTCTTAGGGAGCTTGAGGCCTGGCTGGGGGAGGGGGAGGAGGCGTGGGTGGTCCTGGACCGGGCGGGGTGGCACGTTTCGCCTAAGGTGGAGGTGCCGGAGAGGGTCCGGTTGGTCTTCCTGCCCCCCTACAGTCCGGAGCTGCAGCCGGTGGAGCGGGTGTGGCCCTTGGTGAACGAGGCGGTGGCCAACCGGTACTTCCGGGACCTTGAGGAGATGATGGAGGGGGTGGCCGAGCGGTGCCGCGTCCTTGCCCAGGACCCCGAGACCCTCAGGCGGCACACCCTGTTCCACTGGTGGCCTAGGACGAAGGTATCAGCATAA